The following are from one region of the Desulfofundulus luciae genome:
- a CDS encoding AAA family ATPase, protein MHRLFRSVQTVADGLLRQQYLCNRTVATTLFLAAHLGKPLLVEGPAGVGKTALAQALAGALNTPLVRLQCYPGLDEAKALYEWNYQKQLLYIQVAAGSKQVWEELRQDIYTPEFLLARPLLKAFLSEKPVVLLVDEVDKSDEELESFLLEALSEFQVSIPELGTIRARHIPFTLLTSNSSREFSDALKRRCLHLYIPYPTAEQERAIVALKVPGIDGRLAAQVVDFVHNLRRLPLKKSPSIAETLDFARTMLLLEAKQLELRVVAEALNVLLKYQEDVEKVMTKLGDLLPEVREEDGAPAAQGTIPRAVAAGEETEEEPGGVDLSRFNF, encoded by the coding sequence ATGCACCGCCTGTTCCGCAGTGTGCAAACTGTAGCCGATGGCCTTTTGCGGCAGCAGTATCTGTGTAATCGTACTGTGGCCACTACCCTTTTCCTAGCTGCCCACCTGGGCAAGCCGCTGCTGGTGGAGGGACCGGCAGGCGTGGGTAAGACGGCCCTGGCCCAGGCCCTGGCCGGAGCATTAAATACCCCGCTGGTTCGCTTGCAATGTTATCCCGGTCTGGATGAAGCCAAAGCCCTTTACGAGTGGAATTATCAAAAACAGCTACTTTACATCCAGGTTGCTGCTGGAAGTAAGCAGGTATGGGAAGAACTGCGCCAGGATATTTATACACCGGAATTTTTACTGGCCCGACCGCTTTTGAAAGCTTTTTTGTCCGAAAAACCGGTGGTCCTTTTGGTGGATGAAGTGGACAAAAGCGATGAGGAACTGGAAAGCTTTCTTTTAGAGGCCCTTTCCGAGTTTCAGGTTTCCATTCCCGAACTGGGTACCATACGGGCCAGGCATATCCCATTTACTCTGCTCACCAGCAACAGCAGCCGGGAGTTCAGTGATGCCTTAAAAAGGCGCTGTTTGCACCTGTACATCCCCTATCCCACTGCCGAACAGGAGCGGGCCATTGTTGCTTTAAAAGTTCCCGGAATTGATGGACGGCTGGCCGCCCAAGTGGTTGATTTCGTTCACAATCTGCGTCGTTTACCCCTCAAAAAAAGCCCCAGCATAGCTGAAACCCTGGACTTTGCCCGCACCATGCTGCTGCTGGAGGCAAAGCAACTGGAGCTCCGGGTGGTGGCTGAGGCGCTTAATGTCTTGCTGAAATACCAGGAAGACGTGGAAAAAGTCATGACCAAACTGGGGGATTTGCTGCCGGAGGTCCGGGAGGAGGATGGTGCTCCTGCCGCCCAGGGTACCATTCCCCGTGCGGTGGCGGCAGGCGAAGAAACGGAAGAGGAGCCAGGGGGTGTGGACCTGTCCCGCTTCAACTTTTAG